A single region of the Thermovirga sp. genome encodes:
- a CDS encoding undecaprenyl-diphosphate phosphatase has translation MHLQSALLGLVQGITEFLPVSSSGHLVIAQRFFGWSEPALSFAVMLHLATMAATLIFFRDDIVKTAREWFKGLFSVGSRCLPGWRYGWSVIAGTLATGAVAFVIKPVAESLFSSALFVGFALLVTGFVLHYGSRISPANLPVSLPSALKVGIAQGLAIFPGISRSGSTIVIGLRAGLSREEAFTFSFLLSLPAIFGAAVLEVIEAGGLSSVLSSLPKGWWIGMAVAFGSGLLALSILRRVIVRGRLGFFSIYCIMAGLFVVALNLIRG, from the coding sequence TTGCATCTTCAGTCCGCCCTGCTGGGTCTTGTCCAGGGTATCACCGAATTCCTTCCCGTAAGTAGTTCAGGCCATCTCGTGATCGCGCAGAGGTTTTTCGGGTGGTCGGAGCCGGCCCTCTCCTTTGCAGTTATGCTCCACCTGGCCACCATGGCCGCTACGCTTATTTTCTTTCGGGATGATATAGTGAAAACCGCCCGCGAGTGGTTCAAGGGGCTCTTTTCAGTGGGAAGTCGCTGTCTCCCCGGCTGGAGGTATGGCTGGAGTGTCATCGCGGGCACATTGGCAACCGGTGCCGTGGCCTTTGTCATCAAGCCGGTGGCGGAATCCCTTTTCTCTTCTGCACTTTTCGTCGGGTTCGCCCTCCTGGTGACGGGGTTCGTTCTGCACTATGGGAGCAGGATCTCCCCCGCAAACCTCCCCGTGTCGTTGCCATCGGCCCTCAAGGTCGGTATCGCCCAGGGCCTGGCGATCTTTCCTGGCATATCAAGGTCGGGGTCGACCATCGTGATAGGACTCAGGGCGGGTCTTTCCCGTGAAGAGGCTTTCACCTTTTCCTTTCTCCTCTCCCTCCCCGCGATCTTCGGGGCGGCCGTACTCGAGGTGATCGAAGCGGGGGGCCTATCAAGCGTGCTTTCGTCGCTGCCCAAGGGTTGGTGGATCGGGATGGCGGTCGCCTTCGGGTCGGGGCTTCTGGCGTTAAGCATTCTTCGCAGGGTTATCGTCAGGGGACGACTGGGTTTCTTTTCCATCTACTGCATTATGGCGGGCCTTTTCGTTGTGGCCCTCAATCTGATCAGGGGGTGA
- a CDS encoding Na/Pi cotransporter family protein, with protein sequence MTTGLLFNLLGGVGLFLFGIKLMGESLQDLAGDRMRRLISALTSSPLKGVLVGALMTAVIQASGATTVMAASFVHAGMMTLKQSVGVMMGAAIGTTVTAQLVAFKIGDFALPMIGVGMLFAVFGRSKRQKFVGNGIVGFGLLFLGMLTMGNAMLFIRERQDIFLAFRHHPLLGVLAGTLLTMLVQSSSATVGLTIVMASQGLLTLDSAVPILFGDNIGTTITAVLASLGMNRSARQSAFAHVLFKIIGAIVFLAFIGPFKSLVLLTSSDIARQLANAHTLFNVLNTILFLPFVTPFVQLVKAIIPDDEAVILMGPRFLDRNLIKASPIAAVDAVRKELVRMGLLTLDMLRDVKTAFTDDDRRMIEQVHQTEKVVNELNREVTSYSAELMQVSLPPVLSSSLSSYVNGVGDIERVGDHAENLIELYEYKIEHNLPFSDVAMEEFEVMINLSEKTVRLAVEALDTADAEKARQVFSLEDDIDAMERNLRRRHIDRLNQGVCNPGSGVIFIDILSNLERVGDHANNIALIVKDINHIRSKEA encoded by the coding sequence TTGACGACGGGACTTCTTTTCAACCTCTTGGGAGGGGTAGGGCTCTTCCTCTTCGGTATCAAGTTGATGGGGGAGTCGCTGCAGGACCTCGCGGGTGACAGGATGAGGCGCCTTATATCGGCCCTGACGAGTTCACCCCTGAAAGGCGTCCTCGTGGGGGCGTTGATGACGGCCGTGATCCAGGCCAGCGGCGCGACGACGGTGATGGCTGCCAGTTTCGTCCATGCGGGCATGATGACCCTGAAGCAGTCCGTTGGGGTCATGATGGGGGCGGCGATAGGCACCACCGTCACGGCACAGCTTGTAGCCTTCAAAATAGGTGACTTCGCCCTGCCGATGATCGGGGTGGGAATGCTGTTCGCCGTCTTCGGAAGGAGCAAGAGGCAAAAGTTCGTAGGGAATGGGATCGTCGGTTTCGGGCTTCTTTTCCTGGGGATGCTGACCATGGGGAACGCCATGCTCTTCATCAGGGAACGCCAGGATATTTTCCTCGCCTTCCGGCATCACCCCTTGCTGGGAGTGTTGGCAGGAACGCTCCTCACCATGCTGGTCCAGTCGAGCTCCGCCACGGTAGGGCTGACCATCGTCATGGCATCCCAGGGGCTGCTCACCCTGGACTCGGCCGTACCCATCCTTTTCGGAGATAACATAGGCACCACCATTACGGCGGTGCTGGCCTCGCTGGGGATGAACCGTTCGGCGAGACAGTCGGCCTTTGCGCACGTCCTATTCAAGATCATCGGAGCGATCGTTTTCCTGGCCTTTATCGGCCCCTTCAAAAGCCTGGTGCTCCTGACCTCTTCGGACATAGCCAGGCAGCTCGCCAACGCCCATACCCTTTTCAATGTTCTCAACACCATACTGTTTCTGCCTTTCGTGACCCCCTTCGTGCAGCTCGTGAAGGCCATTATTCCCGATGATGAGGCGGTAATCCTGATGGGCCCCCGGTTCCTGGACAGGAACCTGATCAAGGCCTCGCCCATTGCAGCCGTTGACGCTGTCAGGAAAGAACTTGTCAGGATGGGACTGCTCACCTTGGATATGCTGAGAGACGTCAAAACCGCCTTTACCGATGATGACCGGAGGATGATCGAACAGGTCCACCAGACCGAGAAGGTTGTGAACGAATTGAACAGGGAAGTCACGTCCTACTCGGCGGAGTTGATGCAGGTCAGTCTCCCCCCTGTCCTTTCCTCCTCTTTGTCCAGCTACGTAAACGGAGTGGGCGATATCGAAAGGGTGGGTGATCACGCCGAGAACCTGATAGAGCTCTATGAATACAAGATCGAGCACAACCTCCCCTTCTCCGATGTTGCCATGGAAGAATTCGAGGTTATGATAAACCTTTCGGAGAAGACCGTGAGACTCGCCGTGGAGGCCCTCGATACGGCCGATGCGGAGAAGGCCCGCCAGGTCTTCTCACTGGAAGACGACATCGACGCAATGGAAAGAAACCTCAGAAGGCGCCACATCGACAGGTTAAATCAGGGTGTATGCAACCCCGGTTCGGGAGTGATATTCATCGATATTCTGAGCAACCTTGAACGGGTGGGCGACCACGCCAACAACATAGCCCTGATAGTCAAGGATATAAACCACATCCGCTCCAAGGAGGCATGA
- a CDS encoding ribonuclease J: protein MSSKAPRGKRGRKAPARDELRFIPLGGLGQIGKNMFVLEFGEDIIVVDCGLMFPDEEMLGIDFVIPDASYLFENRERIRGLVLTHGHEDHIGSLPFILPRIDVPLYGTKLTLAMVDAKFQDSCPDYKPRSIEIKSGERFSLGCFDVTFLSVCHSIPDGVGLAVETPVGTVIHTGDFKLDPTPVDGRITDYSAFADYGSKGVLLMLSDSTNVERPGFTQSERIIGRTLERLLRLHRNKRVIIAAFSTNLHRSQQILQAASRFNRKVALMGRSMIQNVNLAIDLGYVDVERDALIPMEEAGQVPNNKLIVLTTGSQGEPFSGLVRMSKGEHRFVNLGPGDLVAVFASPIPGNERLVSRTINRLFECGCEVVYDRDQEVHVSGHAAREELKMMLSIVRPKYFVPLHGEYRHLVRHAKLAQEMDIPQKNTFVLQNGDVLSLDGNKAQVRRGVVPSGGILVDGMVLGEMQNSLLKERLEISEEGVVVVSLVLDGEYRLAARPLIESIGFLHMDDAEQLRGDLTLEIENTLEKHTVRTGENEQRIAQKVRSRVRNVLKKHIRALPVIKVLVTIVER, encoded by the coding sequence ATGTCGTCAAAAGCCCCGAGAGGGAAGCGTGGGCGAAAAGCCCCCGCCAGGGATGAACTTCGTTTCATTCCCCTTGGAGGCCTGGGCCAGATAGGCAAGAACATGTTCGTCCTCGAATTCGGCGAGGACATAATCGTCGTGGACTGTGGCCTGATGTTCCCCGACGAGGAGATGCTGGGCATAGATTTCGTGATCCCCGACGCCTCCTACCTTTTCGAAAACCGCGAGAGGATCCGGGGTCTTGTTCTCACCCATGGCCACGAGGACCATATCGGGAGCCTGCCCTTCATCCTGCCCAGGATAGATGTGCCCCTTTACGGGACAAAGCTCACACTGGCCATGGTCGACGCCAAGTTCCAGGATTCCTGCCCGGATTACAAGCCCAGGTCGATCGAAATCAAGTCAGGGGAGAGGTTCAGCCTGGGGTGCTTTGACGTTACCTTTCTTTCGGTATGCCACTCGATCCCCGATGGAGTGGGGTTGGCCGTGGAGACGCCGGTCGGGACGGTCATTCATACCGGTGACTTCAAACTGGACCCGACTCCCGTGGACGGAAGGATAACGGATTATTCGGCCTTCGCCGATTACGGGAGCAAGGGAGTCCTGCTGATGCTTTCCGATTCGACGAACGTGGAAAGGCCGGGTTTCACCCAGTCGGAGAGGATTATTGGAAGAACACTGGAGCGGCTGCTCCGGCTTCACCGGAATAAAAGAGTCATTATAGCCGCTTTTTCCACCAACCTCCACAGGTCTCAGCAGATACTCCAAGCGGCGTCCAGGTTCAACAGGAAGGTAGCCCTCATGGGAAGGAGCATGATCCAGAACGTGAACCTAGCTATCGACCTGGGCTACGTCGATGTTGAGAGGGACGCCCTCATTCCCATGGAGGAAGCGGGCCAGGTGCCCAACAACAAGCTCATCGTCCTCACCACCGGTAGCCAGGGCGAGCCCTTCTCGGGTCTCGTGAGGATGAGCAAGGGCGAACACCGTTTCGTCAACCTTGGTCCCGGTGACCTGGTGGCGGTCTTTGCCTCTCCCATTCCCGGGAACGAACGGCTTGTCAGCAGGACTATCAACCGCCTTTTCGAATGCGGTTGCGAGGTGGTCTATGACCGAGACCAGGAGGTTCACGTTTCAGGCCACGCGGCAAGGGAAGAACTCAAGATGATGCTCAGCATCGTGAGGCCCAAGTACTTTGTCCCCCTCCACGGCGAGTACCGGCACCTTGTCAGGCACGCCAAGCTGGCCCAGGAGATGGATATCCCCCAGAAGAACACCTTTGTGCTTCAAAATGGCGATGTGCTCAGCCTGGATGGAAACAAGGCCCAGGTTCGCCGGGGAGTCGTCCCATCGGGCGGTATCCTTGTCGACGGCATGGTCCTGGGCGAGATGCAGAACAGCCTGCTCAAGGAAAGGCTGGAGATCTCCGAGGAAGGAGTTGTGGTGGTGTCGCTGGTCCTCGACGGCGAATACCGCCTCGCCGCTCGACCCCTGATCGAAAGTATAGGATTTCTCCACATGGACGACGCGGAACAGTTAAGGGGCGACCTCACCCTGGAGATCGAGAATACCTTGGAAAAGCACACGGTACGGACCGGCGAGAATGAACAACGGATCGCCCAAAAGGTGAGGAGCAGGGTCCGAAATGTATTGAAAAAGCATATCAGGGCCCTGCCGGTGATAAAAGTCCTTGTCACGATAGTTGAGAGATAG
- a CDS encoding class II fructose-bisphosphate aldolase, protein MDQSSRSYRELLEKRPLNVQSVFGSEPVALVSGRDIAAAARRTDSIVLAANVRNPLTIKGVLAAAKELNAFVLLELAKSENTYCGCTFENVPAMALRYSSELGGGVPFGLHVDHYAIKSREDLLKSISHLGKLVELGWTSVAIDASHCPDWENLCYTRDAAMHVPAYLGLEVEVGEIKGPGELTTVEEALFFVGGLNSWGVFPDFLAISNGSKHGTYDSAAGEAEGIDLKRTGEIAGAIAPYGVTIAQHGISGTPLDKVSRFSEFGINKGNVGTLWQNIVYGLEMDPATGNAVVRDGSYVKEPDRGITLELWEKMVRWADGQGFSRKSGDYKKANKSFHDAIMALPEGIHARIVDETTEWARRFIKAFHAEDGADALLEVISKRGDHNAAPEQPVIASRKDFTEAASSDRAAPGESTQDFSD, encoded by the coding sequence ATGGATCAAAGCAGCAGGTCTTACCGCGAACTGCTCGAAAAACGGCCTCTTAACGTCCAGTCCGTTTTCGGCAGCGAACCCGTGGCCCTGGTCAGCGGCAGGGACATCGCGGCCGCGGCGAGAAGGACGGACTCCATCGTCCTCGCGGCTAACGTGCGCAACCCCCTTACGATAAAGGGCGTCCTCGCAGCCGCCAAGGAACTCAACGCTTTCGTATTGCTGGAACTGGCCAAGTCGGAGAACACATACTGCGGATGCACCTTCGAGAACGTGCCCGCTATGGCCCTTAGGTATTCCAGCGAACTTGGAGGAGGAGTGCCCTTCGGCCTCCACGTGGATCATTATGCCATCAAATCCAGGGAAGACCTTTTGAAATCCATTTCCCACCTGGGGAAACTGGTCGAACTGGGGTGGACATCGGTGGCGATCGACGCCTCCCACTGCCCCGACTGGGAAAACCTCTGCTACACGAGGGACGCGGCGATGCACGTCCCGGCTTACCTGGGGCTCGAGGTGGAGGTGGGAGAGATCAAGGGACCCGGTGAACTGACCACGGTCGAGGAGGCCCTGTTTTTCGTCGGTGGGTTGAACTCCTGGGGTGTCTTTCCAGACTTTCTCGCCATCTCCAACGGAAGTAAGCACGGAACCTACGACAGCGCCGCCGGAGAGGCCGAGGGAATCGACCTCAAGCGAACCGGGGAGATTGCCGGTGCCATCGCGCCCTATGGCGTAACCATAGCCCAGCACGGGATATCGGGCACTCCTCTCGACAAGGTGTCCCGGTTTTCCGAATTCGGAATAAATAAGGGCAACGTGGGCACCCTTTGGCAAAATATCGTCTATGGCCTTGAGATGGACCCCGCCACGGGCAACGCCGTCGTGAGGGACGGCTCCTACGTCAAGGAGCCCGATAGAGGCATCACCTTGGAACTCTGGGAAAAAATGGTGCGGTGGGCCGATGGCCAGGGATTCTCACGCAAGTCGGGAGACTACAAGAAAGCCAACAAGTCCTTCCATGATGCTATCATGGCCCTTCCCGAGGGAATCCATGCGAGGATAGTCGACGAGACCACCGAATGGGCGAGGAGGTTCATAAAAGCCTTTCATGCCGAAGACGGCGCCGACGCTTTGCTCGAGGTGATTTCAAAACGCGGGGATCACAACGCCGCCCCTGAGCAGCCGGTTATCGCGTCGAGAAAGGATTTCACGGAGGCCGCTTCTTCCGATCGCGCGGCACCCGGTGAGAGTACTCAAGATTTCAGTGATTAA
- a CDS encoding RtcB family protein: MTELVIHARDVDEPTMAQIRDIATHPAVDGLVAIMPDCHLGAGCVIGFTGRFKNAVIPNVVGVDIGCGVLLAPIEGVKQGDIDFGALDKFTRDSIPLGKTHHRDMGILNWFESRFPDRGARAKVLGGRADEEFYSTLLSRRPRRPAWSQFGTLGGGNHFIEINKDPKGSLFLAVHTGSRHFGFQVANFFQNMARRYQSRIGIAASLPRGLEHLPLDKGGSEYMKWLRIAQEYARLNRFIIADRVISFFGLKLNEGTLIDSVHNYISEKDGIVRKGAISAHKGERLVIPLNMASGIVLGVGKGNPAYNYSAPHGAGRLFSRKEMTRRLKEGTITMESFRKSMEGVFSTSILRETIDESPMAYKRWEDIRDEVGEAVEILALLRPVYNLKAPE; this comes from the coding sequence ATGACAGAACTGGTGATCCATGCCAGGGACGTGGATGAGCCGACCATGGCCCAGATCAGGGATATAGCGACCCATCCCGCCGTCGACGGCCTGGTGGCCATCATGCCCGACTGCCACCTGGGGGCGGGCTGCGTCATAGGTTTTACCGGAAGGTTTAAGAACGCCGTCATACCAAACGTCGTCGGCGTCGATATAGGTTGCGGCGTTCTCCTTGCACCTATTGAGGGGGTGAAGCAGGGTGACATCGACTTCGGTGCCCTTGATAAATTCACCAGGGACAGCATCCCCCTCGGAAAGACCCATCATCGCGATATGGGGATACTCAACTGGTTCGAGTCCCGTTTTCCCGACCGGGGCGCCAGGGCAAAGGTTCTGGGCGGCCGCGCCGATGAGGAATTCTACAGCACCCTGCTCTCCCGGAGGCCGAGACGCCCCGCTTGGAGCCAGTTTGGGACCCTTGGGGGCGGGAATCACTTTATCGAAATCAACAAAGACCCAAAGGGCTCCCTATTTCTTGCAGTACATACCGGCAGCCGACATTTTGGTTTCCAGGTTGCGAATTTCTTCCAGAACATGGCCCGGCGCTACCAGTCCAGGATCGGGATTGCCGCCTCGCTCCCCCGTGGCCTTGAGCACCTCCCCCTCGACAAGGGAGGGAGCGAGTACATGAAGTGGCTCCGCATAGCCCAGGAATACGCCAGGCTGAACCGATTCATCATCGCCGACAGGGTCATCTCCTTCTTCGGCCTGAAGTTGAACGAGGGAACCCTTATCGACAGCGTACACAATTACATCAGCGAAAAGGATGGCATCGTGAGGAAGGGTGCCATCTCCGCCCACAAGGGCGAAAGGTTGGTCATCCCTTTGAATATGGCCTCGGGCATCGTGCTGGGAGTCGGAAAGGGCAACCCGGCTTACAATTACTCGGCACCCCACGGAGCAGGACGCCTTTTCAGCCGCAAGGAGATGACGCGCAGGCTGAAGGAAGGCACCATCACGATGGAGTCCTTCAGGAAGAGCATGGAGGGCGTTTTTTCGACCTCTATTCTCAGGGAAACCATCGATGAATCGCCTATGGCCTACAAAAGATGGGAGGACATAAGGGACGAAGTCGGCGAGGCCGTCGAGATATTGGCGCTGCTTCGGCCGGTGTACAACCTGAAGGCTCCGGAATAA
- the nudC gene encoding NAD(+) diphosphatase, with the protein MDSKDQVRPPSAIERPCFVFRGDLLLLRTEPEPELPSWEDIAGLPFSEQSPRNWMTGRPGNHWVSLREDEAFPGGMELVSLRDIWSLLGERTFFEAGRAFQLMEWSRRNRFCGRCATPMREVENETALECPSCGLLSYPPVTPAVIVAVVKDGKLLLARNSRFPKGRYSVIAGFVEPGETLEGAVEREVMEEVSIRVKNIAYFGSQPWPFPHSMMVGFRAEWKSGEIKADGDEIESAAWFSPDCLPDIPPSLSISRRLIDDYLARHA; encoded by the coding sequence ATGGACTCAAAAGACCAGGTGAGGCCGCCTTCGGCGATCGAAAGGCCCTGCTTCGTTTTCAGGGGCGATCTTCTGCTGCTGAGGACGGAACCGGAACCCGAATTACCATCCTGGGAGGATATAGCGGGGCTTCCCTTCTCGGAGCAGAGCCCGCGGAACTGGATGACGGGTCGGCCCGGCAACCACTGGGTATCCCTGAGAGAGGACGAAGCGTTCCCTGGGGGGATGGAACTGGTATCCCTGAGGGACATCTGGTCCCTCTTGGGTGAGCGCACTTTCTTCGAGGCCGGAAGGGCCTTCCAGCTCATGGAATGGTCCCGCCGGAACCGCTTCTGCGGACGCTGCGCCACCCCTATGCGCGAGGTCGAGAACGAGACCGCCCTGGAGTGTCCCTCCTGCGGTTTGCTCAGCTACCCCCCCGTCACTCCCGCCGTCATCGTCGCCGTGGTAAAGGACGGGAAACTGCTCCTGGCCAGGAACAGCCGTTTCCCCAAGGGCAGGTACAGCGTAATCGCCGGGTTCGTCGAACCGGGAGAGACCCTGGAGGGCGCCGTTGAGAGGGAAGTAATGGAAGAAGTCTCCATCAGGGTGAAGAACATCGCTTACTTCGGGAGCCAGCCCTGGCCCTTTCCCCACTCGATGATGGTGGGTTTCCGCGCCGAATGGAAATCGGGAGAGATAAAGGCGGACGGCGACGAGATAGAGAGCGCCGCCTGGTTCTCGCCCGACTGCCTCCCCGATATACCTCCGAGCCTCAGCATTTCAAGAAGGCTCATAGACGATTACCTGGCCAGGCACGCCTGA
- a CDS encoding adenosylmethionine decarboxylase, whose product MDPRGIHYIVEASGCGDVIGEVDRMQEILVEAARKANTHVWAVSFHRFPPNGVSGVVVISESHLSVHTWPEAGYLALDIYTCGAESIPEQAVSHVLERVQAGHTHISELTRGLDDDGDRVYYHSLITWEEELRKGKPKN is encoded by the coding sequence ATGGACCCTAGGGGGATTCACTATATTGTCGAGGCTTCAGGTTGTGGTGACGTCATTGGCGAGGTCGACAGGATGCAGGAGATCCTCGTCGAGGCCGCGCGGAAGGCCAATACCCATGTCTGGGCGGTTTCCTTCCATCGGTTCCCTCCCAATGGGGTCAGCGGTGTCGTGGTTATCAGCGAATCCCATCTATCGGTGCACACTTGGCCCGAAGCCGGGTACCTCGCCCTGGATATCTATACCTGCGGAGCGGAGAGCATACCTGAACAGGCCGTCAGCCATGTCCTTGAAAGGGTCCAGGCCGGACACACCCATATCAGCGAACTCACCAGGGGCCTGGACGATGACGGCGACCGCGTTTACTATCACTCTCTGATCACCTGGGAGGAGGAACTCCGCAAGGGGAAACCCAAGAACTGA